GATGGAAAAATTCAACTCAAAGAAGTGCCAGCAGGCAcatatttaatgaaagaagaatCTCATAAAGTATGCAATTAATTCAATTGAGTTATATCTTCCATTtacttgataaaatataatatagcgaaatatttcctttctttttctaggaTGTTGCacttgtatatgtattatctgGTTCTCTCATAGTTAGTCAACGTGTTCCGGAAGGACGTGATACAGGTCAAGAAGTTCATATGTTTAGTGCACATCAAGGAGAAATAGTTGGAGGTTTAGCGGTATTGACTGGAGAACCTTCTTTTTATACAATCAGAGCGAAACATCCTAGTCGAATTGCATTGCTTAGCAAATCCACTTTTTTTGCTATCATGCGTGAACAACCTACTATTGTATTGCACGTAGCTCATACTGTCGTTAGACGACTAAGTCCTTTCGTGAGACaggtatgtataaaatttctcataattatttccaatgtaaaattaaatttaatttttttaataataaattattttcaatgatattctTATCTTAGGTGGATTTTGCTTTGGATTGGCTGTTTCTTGAAAGTGGAAGAGCCGTGTATCGTCAAGGAGATGAATCGGATTCAACTTTTATAGTCTTAAGCGGACGACTAAGATCTGtaattacttataaaaatggaaaaaaagaacttgtCGCAGAATATGGAAAAGGAGATTTAGTGGGTATCGTAGAAATGGTCACACAGACTCCTAGATCTACTACTGTTATGGCAGTTCGAGATTCTGAATTGGCAAAACTACCTGAAGgtttatttaatgtaattaaattacgATATCCCATTGTTGTTACAAGGCTTATAAATTTACTTGGTCATCGAATATTGGGTACATGGCAACAAGCGCATACTAAAAATGGTAGCAATGATACACAGTAAGTAATCagatatatatgattaatatatcaatgttacatttttttaatataaatgttataattcttataatttaacactatatacatttaaatattatatatagacgAGCAGCTGCAACAGTTGATGCAAGACCAGCACAAGTAAACTTCTCGACAGTAGCTATAGTTCCTGTATCAGACGATGTTCCTTTAACTGCATTTACATAtgaattatatcattcattgtGTGCTATTGGACCTTGTCTACGACTCACCTCAGATGTTGTTCGGAAGGTACTTGATAATTATACAagactatttttctttatacgtaTTCTAGATCAAATAATTTCAGTATATAATCaaagtacttatatatacacagaccTTAGGTACCACAATTATGGAACCTATGAATGAATATAGATTAACATCATGGCTAGCCCAACAAGAGGATCAACatcgaatttctttatatcagTGTGATTCAACGTATACATTATGGACTCAAAGATGTGTACGACAAGCAGACTGTATATTGATAGTAGGTTTAGGTGATCGTCCTCCATCTATAGGACGTACTGAACGTGAGGTAGAACGTTTAGTCATGCGTACACAAAAGGAGTTAGTACTTTTACATAAAGAACAAAGTGGACAGCGGCCTACAAATACTGTACAGTGGTTAAACATGAGATCATGGGTCTCCAGTCATCATCACATTCAGTGTCCTAAACGAATGTTTACTAGGAGATCTCAATATagaattgtaattattttgttgtcttgtttttatcttcttgctttttctttttcttttttctttttcttataacaaatcttttattaatcataaataagttatatactattgaaaatatatttttctttcagaatGAATTATATTCAAAAGTATTAATGTCTGAGCCAAACGTACATAGCGATTTTAGTAGATTAGCACGTTGGTTGACAGGTACCTCGGTTGGTTTAGTACTTGGTGGAGGAGGTGCTAGAGGTGCGGCACATGTTGGAATGCTTAAAGCTATTATAGAAGCTGGAATTCCAATAGATATGGTCGGTGGAGTTAGTATTGGTGCCTTTATGGGTGCATTGTGGtgtatggaaaaaaatataacaacgaCAACACAAAAGGCTCGTGAATGGTCTAAggtaataatatagaaataatatagaaaaatattttatattttatggaattattaacaaattaactttattgttattttatattttatgttatagaAAATGACTCAATGGTGGAGACAAATTTTGGACTTAACGTATCCTATGACATCAATGTTCTCCGgcaaagattttaataaaactattCAAACAACTTTTGGAGATACTTATATAGAAGATCTATGGCTTCCATTTTTCACAATCACTACTGATATTACTGATTCCTGTatgcgcacacatacacatggtTTGTATTTaaacatagatatattaaaaattttaaatgataatttttagttaaataatcCTGTCTAATTCAAAGTATCATTCTTCTGTGATACATAGATTTGTTTTTAGATCTGCTTAtagcatttattttttttactctttctctctctctctctctctctctctctttctctctctctctctctctctctctctctctctctctctctctctctctctctctctctctctctctctctggcgcgtgtatatatacatatatatatatatacacgcgccacatacacacacactttatCTTTggctacacacacacagtgtatgtatagaatattatatgtaacaaattttcttgatTAGGGGAGTGagcttttttaataattattgttgacGTACTCTCCGTTTTATCGCTTTTGATGAATTATAAATTGGCAAATgtattgtttcatttattctaattgaaaatataacgtATTTATCATCATTGATATCTTCCTGTATACTCCTATTTAAATGATGACGAAGAGTTTAAAATTTGCTTGATACtgcaaatttgtttctttgaaaattatattctattataaaagattacaGGAAGATTTTAGTtcgtacaaattaaaaatgtaaaaaaaaaaagaaataattcgtcGTGTTTAGGATCGCTGTGGCGTTACATTCGGGCTTCGATGTCGTTATCTGGTTATATGCCACCCATGTGTGATCCTGTTGATGGCCATCTCCTACTCGACGGCGGGTACGTCAATAACCTTCCAggtaatatttgaataatataactaaatttgtttatgtaaaaacgtataaatttacttttatataaagcttctatacaaataagaaaagtaaataattttatcattgataaaaatttacaaatgcTTCTACTTGAtgatatatagatttaaagtaaatttacttcgtttttacataaaacatttttctaatccatacttgtatgtacatatttctagtacatacatgcatacttGCGTGACCATATTCTCAATAACGCTcggttgaaaaaaatatttcttaaattcgTGTAGTTATATTTGATTTGGTAacatagataaaagaaattacaaacaACATTATAAGCTCACTCCCGTTGATAAAAGATGCATTTATCAAATTCTGAATAGCTAAGTCAACTCAGGTTTACTATGGAGATACATTCGAGCCAGTATGACTATTGCTGGTGTCTTTCCTCCTATTTGCGATCCTCTTGATGGGCATCTTTTGGTCGACGGGTGTTATGTTAATAACGTGCCAGGTATTATCTCTACAAAAGCGTGTTAAAAGTGatgcttatattttattatgtttacaTACTATCAAAATCAATTTTGTCTGTTTTTATTTAAGCTGATGAAATGTTGAGGCAAGGAGCTCATCACATTTTGGCTATCGATGTTGGATCACAAGATGACACCGATTTAACAAACTATGGTGATTCTTTGTCTGGGTGGTGGTTATTGTGGAAACGTTGGAATCCATTTGCAACAGCAGTCAAAGTTCCTAATCTGCCAGATATCCAATCACGATTAGCATATGTTAGTTGTGTCAGACAATTGGAAGAAGTCAAGAATTCTGATTATTGTGAATATATTAGACCTCCAATCGATAAATTCAAGACCCTTCAATTTACCAATTTTGATGAAATCAAAGAAGTTGGATACCAACatggtaaaaatatattttgtatgaaTTAAAGCTCttgtataatatgtacattttatatacattcatcTCTATGCAGGAAAAACATATTTTGAAGGACAATCTAAAGCAGGAGTTCTTCCAAGATTTAACGCTGATAGAGAAAATGCAAAAGCCTTACGAGAGAGGAATCAAGCTGAAAATCAACTATCGGTTTCTTCTTATACTTTTACCGATCTAGCACAAATGGTATGCAAAGTATCAAGAGGTAATCGATATGTAGATTTGGATATTGATTCTGACTCGGATGAAATGGAAGAATATGAAGCAGATTTAGAGGAAGATGCACAAGAAGTAGGCTACGCTTCTGAACCCACTGCCGGTATCTTAGATCAGGTTTgttctatttattaaaaaattgtaaatttatatataagattaaaatgtatatttaaacatatctatatatttatatatattatatataaatctaattaaataatatctataatataaaatctctTTCATAGAGTCCTGAAGATAATCGCCTTAGAAGAAGAACAGGTGTATCCCTCAGTTTATCAGATACAGAAGCAGAATCTGAATTAGAATATCAtccaaagatattttaaaataaattattagaaaaattttaatattccatTTCTAATGCTCATctattactaaaaaaaaattgtatgtaGCAGTTctgtttgttataaaaaattgttatcttatatatattcaagttttattgaaaataattgcgTTTATATTAAAGTACAAATAAATTGTCCACAAATAGTCATGCAAATGCTCTGTTATACACACTGTAAATGTATCACAATGCAAtgtattgatattatatagttataatacaattttaatatttctacacacacataggcagaatattttatttatatatatacattatatatatatatatatatatatattgtgtgtgtgtgtgtgcgcgcgcgcgcgcgcgcgcgcgtgtgtgtgtgtgtatgtgtatggtgtgtgtattaaaattttaaaatttgGTAGTCATTGTAAAATTAGGATCTAAAATTGCAAGAGTTGCACCTACTAAATGCAAAGATCCAGTTATAAGTACTTGAGTTTTATCTTTCCAAATAATAGTTTCGTCATTATGTATATGTTCCATcctaatatcatttaaaactTCCATTACATTGTTTGCAACAATTTTTACAACATGCGGAGACTGCTCTCCCCACATTTCACAATGCTTTTGACATTTCATCTTTTGTTCATCTATCACTTCAGCAGTTGTCAAATTATCTATATCTAGTATCCCAGCAACATTAggtacgaaataaattttatgaaattttatagttttcaaacgattcataaataaagataCATCGCGCTTTCCAGTCatgttaaaaatcaaatatcgtTTACCattattgttttctatttGATTATTAAACCAAGAAATACAACAATCCATACTTTCTAAAGTATGAGCACcatctaaataaaaatcaaataaagtaCCTCTTAAAATCTGTTGTCGACCTGGCCATATGCACGTAGATAATGCAGTTGCaatctttttaaatgatatatattttgtattggtttttttatttatcatttcttcttgttcatcattaatgtttttaatactcccttctatattattttcttgaaagttataatatttcttattacatatattattattaattgtcaaAAAATAGTTTGAATTAATTTGGGATTGCATCCAATAAACTGCCAATTGTATAGCTAAAGATGCATTTTGCTGTTGAATTTGACTAtataacgttttattatttaactggTCATTTTCCCATTCATAATACTGAAATGATGGTACAACGTGTAATGTGCATTGCCTCTCAAttgctctttcttttaaaatttctaaagCTTCCTTTTTTTGAGGGACAGTAAATGCAATTGTATTTGGCTTGAAAATCCCAGATTTTTGATATGCTATTTCTTCTATTGTATTTCCTAGCAAAGAAGTATGATCTAATCCTAAACTTGTTATACCTACACATACAggattttttacaatattagtACAATCATATTCACCACCAATTCCAACTTCTATAATTGCTACgtcgatattttcatataaaaatacattgaaCATTAAAACAgtaagaaatttaaaatacattGGTATGTCTGACTCAAATTCCTTTGCattatctaatttattatatactttccaAAAATAATAAGCAAAATCTGTTTCATTTATTGGAGAGCCATTTATCCTTAATCGTTCTCTAACAGTAATTAAATGAGGTGAACTAAAAAAACCTGTTCTAAATC
This genomic window from Vespula vulgaris chromosome 17, iyVesVulg1.1, whole genome shotgun sequence contains:
- the LOC127070007 gene encoding neuropathy target esterase sws isoform X2 — encoded protein: MALVDSNEVSKIVELFSKINENFGSYAFSKWIGSFIEGYQTSKTLYIIILSIILILLIITTIILRKWKNKEFLPEVKEFVVGSGKPRFRKRDKVLFYGRKMLRKVKSIGGQVHPTGQGKKRRAVMRFARRLLQLKKESVPQQLKVLEPPAEYLEEDHGPGDRVPPDALYMLQSIRVFGHFEKPVFLKLCKHTEIMNLPAGSILFKIGDPDENLFIVQQGLVNVFITGPDGSQISLKLVKTGESVTSLLSFTDVLTGHTSTYKTVSARAVEDSVVVKLPMSAFQEDHPDAFVRVIQVIMVRLQRVTFTALHQYLGLSAELVNQGTHKKKQSSFSGSPVRSRTRENFAAQNTDSMPSTMNLATTLDQYDGSDNIHKEATSSNTSQPIPITINRRSKTTHDWKNPTPNSQSGQSTSATVPECDSYWANSTMITGHQSLQSAHSQNTQPDIIHTGSVHPPKKKSINETTQQLDEAQLVQIATEAFVKELGLEDDTVLKDGKIQLKEVPAGTYLMKEESHKDVALVYVLSGSLIVSQRVPEGRDTGQEVHMFSAHQGEIVGGLAVLTGEPSFYTIRAKHPSRIALLSKSTFFAIMREQPTIVLHVAHTVVRRLSPFVRQVDFALDWLFLESGRAVYRQGDESDSTFIVLSGRLRSVITYKNGKKELVAEYGKGDLVGIVEMVTQTPRSTTVMAVRDSELAKLPEGLFNVIKLRYPIVVTRLINLLGHRILGTWQQAHTKNGSNDTQRAAATVDARPAQVNFSTVAIVPVSDDVPLTAFTYELYHSLCAIGPCLRLTSDVVRKTLGTTIMEPMNEYRLTSWLAQQEDQHRISLYQCDSTYTLWTQRCVRQADCILIVGLGDRPPSIGRTEREVERLVMRTQKELVLLHKEQSGQRPTNTVQWLNMRSWVSSHHHIQCPKRMFTRRSQYRINELYSKVLMSEPNVHSDFSRLARWLTGTSVGLVLGGGGARGAAHVGMLKAIIEAGIPIDMVGGVSIGAFMGALWCMEKNITTTTQKAREWSKKMTQWWRQILDLTYPMTSMFSGKDFNKTIQTTFGDTYIEDLWLPFFTITTDITDSCMRTHTHGSLWRYIRASMSLSGYMPPMCDPVDGHLLLDGGYVNNLPGLLWRYIRASMTIAGVFPPICDPLDGHLLVDGCYVNNVPADEMLRQGAHHILAIDVGSQDDTDLTNYGDSLSGWWLLWKRWNPFATAVKVPNLPDIQSRLAYVSCVRQLEEVKNSDYCEYIRPPIDKFKTLQFTNFDEIKEVGYQHGKTYFEGQSKAGVLPRFNADRENAKALRERNQAENQLSVSSYTFTDLAQMVCKVSRGNRYVDLDIDSDSDEMEEYEADLEEDAQEVGYASEPTAGILDQSPEDNRLRRRTGVSLSLSDTEAESELEYHPKIF
- the LOC127070007 gene encoding neuropathy target esterase sws isoform X1 → MALVDSNEVSKIVELFSKINENFGSYAFSKWIGSFIEGYQTSKTLYIIILSIILILLIITTIILRKWKNKEFLPEVKEFVVGSGKPRFRKRDKVLFYGRKMLRKVKSIGGQVHPTGQGKKRRAVMRFARRLLQLKKESVPQQLKVLEPPAEYLEEDHGPGDRVPPDALYMLQSIRVFGHFEKPVFLKLCKHTEIMNLPAGSILFKIGDPDENLFIVQQGLVNVFITGPDGSQISLKLVKTGESVTSLLSFTDVLTGHTSTYKTVSARAVEDSVVVKLPMSAFQEVFQDHPDAFVRVIQVIMVRLQRVTFTALHQYLGLSAELVNQGTHKKKQSSFSGSPVRSRTRENFAAQNTDSMPSTMNLATTLDQYDGSDNIHKEATSSNTSQPIPITINRRSKTTHDWKNPTPNSQSGQSTSATVPECDSYWANSTMITGHQSLQSAHSQNTQPDIIHTGSVHPPKKKSINETTQQLDEAQLVQIATEAFVKELGLEDDTVLKDGKIQLKEVPAGTYLMKEESHKDVALVYVLSGSLIVSQRVPEGRDTGQEVHMFSAHQGEIVGGLAVLTGEPSFYTIRAKHPSRIALLSKSTFFAIMREQPTIVLHVAHTVVRRLSPFVRQVDFALDWLFLESGRAVYRQGDESDSTFIVLSGRLRSVITYKNGKKELVAEYGKGDLVGIVEMVTQTPRSTTVMAVRDSELAKLPEGLFNVIKLRYPIVVTRLINLLGHRILGTWQQAHTKNGSNDTQRAAATVDARPAQVNFSTVAIVPVSDDVPLTAFTYELYHSLCAIGPCLRLTSDVVRKTLGTTIMEPMNEYRLTSWLAQQEDQHRISLYQCDSTYTLWTQRCVRQADCILIVGLGDRPPSIGRTEREVERLVMRTQKELVLLHKEQSGQRPTNTVQWLNMRSWVSSHHHIQCPKRMFTRRSQYRINELYSKVLMSEPNVHSDFSRLARWLTGTSVGLVLGGGGARGAAHVGMLKAIIEAGIPIDMVGGVSIGAFMGALWCMEKNITTTTQKAREWSKKMTQWWRQILDLTYPMTSMFSGKDFNKTIQTTFGDTYIEDLWLPFFTITTDITDSCMRTHTHGSLWRYIRASMSLSGYMPPMCDPVDGHLLLDGGYVNNLPGLLWRYIRASMTIAGVFPPICDPLDGHLLVDGCYVNNVPADEMLRQGAHHILAIDVGSQDDTDLTNYGDSLSGWWLLWKRWNPFATAVKVPNLPDIQSRLAYVSCVRQLEEVKNSDYCEYIRPPIDKFKTLQFTNFDEIKEVGYQHGKTYFEGQSKAGVLPRFNADRENAKALRERNQAENQLSVSSYTFTDLAQMVCKVSRGNRYVDLDIDSDSDEMEEYEADLEEDAQEVGYASEPTAGILDQSPEDNRLRRRTGVSLSLSDTEAESELEYHPKIF